The Rosa rugosa chromosome 1, drRosRugo1.1, whole genome shotgun sequence genomic sequence GCACCGTTCCAAAAATCCTTCACTTTCATATTCAAATcaacattttcagggtttacaGCATCCTTAATCAAAGGTCCACCTGGAGTCCAAATGTCAGTCCAAAAATTCACAGTATTACCATCACCAATCCTCCATGACAATCCCTGCTTAAGCAATTTAGTACCAAAAAGGACACTTCTCCATGTACTAGAACACCTAGAAGGGCACACATATTGAGAATGAAGTAAAGAATTAGTCTTCACATACTTCTGATGGAGAACCTTACTCCACAATCCATTATCTCCTTGAGTTAATCTCCACCCAAGTTTTGCAAGAAGAGCTTGATTCATTTGCGAAGTACTCTTGATTCCCAAGCCACCATACTCCTTAGGACGACAAACCATCTCCCAATTGGCTAGATGCACCCTTTTCTTAGCTTCAAAATCACCCCAAAGAAAGTCCCTATTTAATTTATCCAAAGAATCACATAGAGAGATAGGTAGCTTCACAATTTGCATAGCATAAACCGGTATAGCAGAGCACACATAATTAATAAGAGTGAGCCTACCAGCCATGTTCAGACACTTACTTTTCCATCCAGCTAGTCTACTTTGAACTTTCTCAATAATAGGAGCATAAGTCTGTTTATTTACCTTTGTGTGGATCAACAGCATTCCGAGATACTTGCAAAGATTATTAGTTAGAGAAGAGCCACAGATTCTACTAATGTTTCCAGCCAAAGATTTACAAGTATTAGGAGAGCAATAGAGAAGTGACTTGCTGAAACTAACCTCTTGTCCAGATAGAGTGCAAAAAACATCTAAGCATTGTTTAAGAACAGTTGCTTGCTCACAACTAGCCTCGGCAAAAAGAATAAGATCATCTGCAAAGAATAAGTGGGAAATCAAAGGTCCAGAACCAGAAGCACGAACAGGTTTCCACTGCCCAACCTCAACAGCAGAAGTGATTAGATGAGACAACTTTTCCATGCATAAAACAAACAGGTAAGGAGACAGGGGATCCCCTTGCCTAATTCCCCTGCTAGcagtaaaattttcaaaaagctCACCATTGACACAGACTTGGAAACTAGTTGTAGATACACATTGCATAATTAATTTCACAAAACGATCAGGAAATTGAGCTTCATATAGCACAGACTCGATAAAATTCCAATTTAGTCTATCATAAGCTTTAGACAAATCAATCTTCCATGCCATAAACCCTTTTTGACCATAGGAGTGCTGGAACTTATGTAGAACCTCTTGAGCAATGATGATATTATCAATGATATGCCTCCCTGGAACAAAGCTAACTTGATTTGGGCTTATGGGATTCTTGAGGGAAGGTCTAATTATGGCCACCATCACCTTAGAAATAACTTTATAAAGAGTATTACAAAGGCTAATGGGTCTGAATAGAGCCATATCTTGAGGGCTAGCAGTTTTTGGCACTAGGGTAATGAGAGTGTGATTCAGACCGTGGGGAATAACGCCAGAGCAGAAGGCTTGATTTACAAGATTAAACACTTCAATAGCACAGATATCCCAGTGTTTCTGGTAGAACAACGCAAGGAAGCCATCTGCACCCGGAGCTTTGAGACTCCCGATATTAAACAGAGTAGATTTCACCTCAGAATTCGtgatatttcttttgttattggGTCATTGTCATGTTTACCAAAaactttaaaattttaaatacatcGGCGCAACGGATCCAAGGTAGGGCCTACAATGTAATCGCCAGTTCGCCACTAGGGTCCTTATATAAATAGCTCACCCaagtgtgaaatttttttgAGCGGACAAAAGACTCCCGCGTAGTTTTGAATTGAGCTCCGGCATTCGTCATCGTCGTCTTCTTCACCGGAATCACTCCGGCCGAGATTGAAGGTACGCTTTCATTTTTACGCTTAGCTAATTTACCGATCAGTTAAAGTTACCTCAAGACTTCTATTATTGTAATGGATTTGCTTGACTGATTGCTCCGTTTGCTTAGTTGAAAAACCTAATCGATCCGATGGAGAGCGAAGGAATTGAATCGAACAGAAAACGCATGAAGCCTGATGTATGTGATCACCGAACGATCTTCGATTTCAATTGTGCTTCGGATTTAGTGAATTAgtgtttgaaaattgaaatccGGTTGATTTGGTTATCAGAGTCGCGAGGAAGGAGACGGAGCTGTCTCAGACTCGGAGATGGCGCAGAGGGGAGAGTTCGAGATGAGTGTGGCAGGATCTGAAGAGGTGGAGCTTTCGATCAGTCAGATCCTCGGAAAGATTGACCGGTTCACTGAGATGGTGAGCGTTTTCGGTTCTTGTGGATCTGCAGTTTTGATTTGTGGAGTTTCGTGTGATGTTTTGGaagtctttttgtttttttttttgtagatatCGGAGCTGCTTGATTCGGGGAAGGCGGTGTTCAAGAAGATCAGTGATGATTATGAGGAGCGATTGATTATGTGAGTTTCGAAAAATAGTGACCGGAAGGTGTTTGTGTTTATGCCTGACTGAAATTTTGTGTGCAGGATTCACAAGGAGCAAATGGAGAAATGGCAGGAGGAGATCAGAGAGTTGCGCGCGATTGATGCTTCGAATGAGGAGGCTAGTGCTGTGCTGCATAATGCTACATATCTGCTTCAGAA encodes the following:
- the LOC133742226 gene encoding uncharacterized protein LOC133742226: MESEGIESNRKRMKPDSREEGDGAVSDSEMAQRGEFEMSVAGSEEVELSISQILGKIDRFTEMISELLDSGKAVFKKISDDYEERLIMIHKEQMEKWQEEIRELRAIDASNEEASAVLHNATYLLQNPHVDS